CACCTCCCCACTTATGTGCCcctccccttgtggctcaaccAGTAAAGAGagtttctgcaatgcaggaaacctgggttcaatctctgggtcgggaagatctcctggagaagggcatggcaacccacttggtattcttgcctggcaaatcccatggacagaggagcctggtgggatatagtccatggggtcgcagagagtcagacatgactgagtgactaacactcactttcactCTCCCTCCTTTGGCTGGTCAGCTCCTGTCGCCCACACAGGCTGCACCCCCCCCAGCCTGACATTGGTCTCCCCACTGGTCTCTCCCCTGAGCATAGCCGCACCTGACTCTGAGCTGCTCCACCGGCAGCTGTGGGCCCAGGGGACACTGGGGAGTGGGGAGCAAGCCCTTCCTGCCTCAGGTGACCCCTGTGTGGCTTTCCAGGGCACTGTAGCCGGGGTCTGAAGGGTCCTGAAGGGACATGGAGCTCTACGAGGTAAGGTCCACACTCTGGTGCCCGGGGCCCAAGGCTGACACTGGGAGCCTGGCGAGACCCCGAGGCTCTGCCTGTCTCACCAGCCAGCCCTGTCTCCACTCCTACCTCTTGGGTGCACCCCAGTGACCCCCTCTCTCCCCAGTCCCAGCCTGGGCCATGTCCCTGTCCTGACCTCACTTGGCCTCTGTCCCCCAGAATCCAGATCTCCTGGATTGACCCACGTTGCTGATGCCCAGTCCCCCTGACCTCCGGAGAGCCAGACCCACCCTCAGCAGAAGACCCCTCTGTGGGCCCCTTCCCAACAGCTCCACTCAGGGGTCTCAGGTGACCCCACTGCAGGTAAGGGTGCTCCCTGGCCTGGCTGCACTTGGCTGGAATGTGCCTTGGGGTGGGGCCCTGTGGCTGGCGCCCATCTCCACCCCCAGCTGGCAGCCGGTCCTGGGTGATAAGCCTAGATACTCCTGCAGCCGGGTGGAGACCACCTGCTCCTGGCCAGTGTGGCTCCCCTGCCAGTCCAGCTGTCACTCCTCAGGGAGGCCCCTGACAGCCAGGCAGAACCTGCTCTGGAACTAGGACCCCCAGCGGGgcttctcccagcccctggcccagagcagtctctctctttctggccgGGCCTGCTGGGCCCCAGGCCCAGTGCTGGCCTGCAGGGAGGCTGATGAGCTGTTCAGCCTGGAGGGCCTTGGGATCCCGAGGGGTGGGGTTCCCACTCTGCCACAGGGAGGCTGTGGCCTGAGCAGGGCAGTCGTACTCAGCCATTCCTGGAGTTGGTCTTGGGTCCACTGTGGCATTTCTGCAGAGCGTGGTCAGCAGCAGAGCTGctgccccatttcacagagatAGAGACTGAGGCCAGTGCCATCTCGCTTAGGCGCTGTACCTCCTCCTCCTGCATCGCTGTGTCCTGGTGATGACCCTgggcaaagaggaggagatagggtcTGAGTGCTGCCCGAGAGCAGCCCTGGAAGGACCTCCTCTGAGGGGCTGTTTCTGGGGGTCAGCACTATGTGCTGAGGGCAGACACCCCACCCCTCCGGGTCCAGGAGCCCCTCCATTCACAGCGCCCACCAGCAGCGGCATGAAGCTCCTGACAGAGGCACAGATACGGGCACCCCCTGTGGCTCCCATTCTTTCCCCCGAGATTCTCACAGCCACACTGCACAGGGAACCTGGCCTGGGTACCTGCCAGTTCATTTTTGGCCAGAGCCTGGGGCTCAGAGTGGCCCCTGTGAGAGAATCAGGCCCCTAGAGGGCCTGACATACTTGCAGAATGATCTGACATACCCCAGCAGGCTCACTGTGGGGCCAGGAAGAGCTCAGGTGCCTTTAGGTCCCTGTGGGTGGGTTGTACCTGCGGGAAGTATCCAGGTGGCAGTGGTGGGTGGGCCCCCTTGGCCCTGTCAGCCCTGAGTGCCCTTGGACCCCTGGGTGGCAGGTACCAGGTGAAACAGCCCTGGGGGGAGTTGCCTGGTATGCTGTGTGCTCCCCGCACCCTGGGGAAGCCCACCATCCCCCCCCAATGCCTGATTGAGGGCCTGCAGTGCCCTCTGTGACCCAGGTAGGAAGCTGACCCTAACCCCGAAATCCTGCTGCCAACTGATGCATGCCCTTATTCCAGGCAGACATGCTTCACTACAGAGGGTACCACATGTGGCCACCACCAAGACCACTTCTGATAGCAGGAATGGGGATGACCATCCTGGGGCTGGCCCCACACCATCTGCAGAGCAAGCCAGAGGTCTCTGGAGCGAGGTGAGCTGGAGGGGCTGGGTACCCTGATTCCCAGGTCTCTGGCCAGCACAAGAGCAGCCTAGTCCCCTGAAACCCTCTGAAGACACAGACCCCAGATCCAAGCCTGAGGTGGCAAGCCCAGCTCCCCGTCCTGACCTGGGTCCTTGGGCCCCTGTGCCCGTCCCTCTCATTGCTCAGGCACTGAGTGGTTGGACAGGCTGTGAAAACTGCCCTCCTGGGATCTTCTCTCCTGCCAGACCCTGGAGGAGTGCCAGCCCCAGACCCAGTAGGTGGTCCTCCTGGTCTTAGCCCCATGTTCCTGGGAGGTAAGGGCCCTCCCCCAGCAGAAAGCCCACAGGCCTCACCCTGGCTGCTCCCCGTCGTGTGCCAGCATCCAGAAGATGTCACCTGCACCCTGGGCTCACACACGCATCACCccagcagagagaggcagagacagcagGTACTGGTTTCCTGGAGGTGGATGATGGCCCTTCCATGGAGTGGATGCAGAGGGGTGCTGATGCCCCTCCTGTGGTTCTGAggtcagggctgggggagggctccAGGGGTCCTGTAAGGGAGGTTCTGGAAGTGAGGACCCCTCTCCTGAAGCGGAACCCCACAGGCTGATCCCCTGGCCCCCGAGCTGACCTGGGTGCTCAGAGACTCTGGAGGGAGCCTGAGGTCACTGGGCAGCGAGGGGACTGCCACAGTTAGGGAGTCTGAGGGTCCTCTCTTCCCACCCTGCACCCCCTTCGTCTTCCCAGGTCTGTCCCTCTGTCTGTGGTGTTGGCTCCAACAGTTTCCATCCCTGACACGGTTCTCTCCACACTCCTCCTCCTCTGGGTCTGTCTCTCTCCCACTCTGGGTCTTGAGGcctcactctcctctcttccttgccctctcctttcccatctctccttcctcactccttcctgttctccctcctccagctccctcctcttgtccccacccccacctgccaccctccaccccagcatGGGGGCCGGAAAGTCAGATAGACCTGTGTTCACACACAGAGCTGCCCACTAACCATGTCACCCAGGCCActgcctctgcctctctgagCCCAGCTGTGGGGCCGGGGACCCTTGTGGGCATATGAGCCTCAAGCAATCCAGCTGCTTTATTCAGGGAAGAAAATCAGTGGATAAAGAGCTTGATGAGAAATATGATATTTACACAGTCTCAACGTGTCTCCTGGAGCAGGCTCATTGCTGGGAAGTGTCCTTGCTTCTCATGACTTCCCAGAAAGTTTGAGGAGAAACAGATTTATAGAATCTCAGATCATCTCCTTccaaatatatctttttaaaaattaagtaagttTTGGTcatgctaggtctttgttgctgcgcaggctttcttgggttgtggtgagcggggggcTAGTCTTTGCTGCAGAgctcagacttctcattgcagtggtggCGCCTGGGCTCTAGGTGCAAGGGCTTCTGTggtgtggctcctgggctctggagggcGGGCTCTGTAGCAGTGGCTCAccggcttagctgctccacggcacgtggaatcttcctggaccagggatcgagcctgtgtctcctgcattggcaggcagattctttaccactgagcccctagggaagtcccaaatataTCTTTCAATAACAAACTAAGGGAATTTCcgggctgtccagtggttagaactcggGGCTTTCACTTCTGTGGACCCTGGTTGGAGATCTAAGGGGGCGTCGGTGGCTccgacagtaaagagtctgcctgcaatgcaggagacctgggttcaatccttgggttgggaagatctcctggaagaggaaatggcaacccaccctaatATTCTTGCCcaaaagatcccatggacagaggagcctggtaggctacagtccgtggggtcacaagagtcagacacaacttagcgactaaaccaccagaggagcctggtgggctactgtccatggggtcctaaagagttggacatgactgagtgactaacgctttcactttttctggggaacgaagatcctgcaAACTTCGTGGCCAAAACccaaccaaccaacaaaacaaagaaacaaacataagaaaggaggaaatggagCTGAACATGGTTCTTGTTTAGAAATCCCTTCCGAATGTGATATCCCTACGAGGCTGCATTCAGGCCCACCCTGTCCAGTCCAGCCCCAGGAGGGAGGGGCCCAGAGAACTACTGGGGCTCATGGGCTGGGGGAACAGGGGGGTGTGGTGCCACGAGGGGCTGGTGGCTGCCGCCTCACAGGGCTGGCTCAGTGCTTGCGCTGCTCAGGGGTGAGGGGCGGGCTCAGGCCGCCTGTGGCTGATGaggaggtgggtggtggtggggtcaAGCCCTTTGAGTAGTAGCCCCTTTCTCTGCAGGGTAGAGTCTGAAGCGAGCTCAGGAGGGGTCCCACCAGCTCCCTTTGCCTCCACACTTGGGACTGAGTGACCTGAAGCCCCCAGCAGGCATGATCCGAGATACCTCAGGCGTCCGTGTCCTGGACCCTTTGTCAGCAGGTCGGCCTCCCAGTGACCtcggttgctgtgccctccacaGCCCCTGCAGTGACATCCAGCAGGGCTTGCAGCTCCTGGGGAGCCGTGCCCACTTTTTATCCTGCGGGATGCATTCATTAGGGTTGGCCCAGCTCCAGCCCCCAGCTGTCTCAGGACCCCTGTTTCTAAGGGAGGAGTTGGGTCTCTCTTTCCAGGTTTGCAGGCAGGGCTCTAGACAAAGGGCCCAGGAGCACCAGAGGCCTGGGAGCTTCTGCCCATCCTAACAGCATCACCTGAGTTGGGTTGGAGGGACAGGCATTATCACCTGGAGAGAAACTCTCCCTCTGATGGGTCTCCTGTGAAACAGATACACCTGTCAGGAGGGGGCCAAGCAAAGATGGGGGCCTCTCCCCAAGAAACTGACCCTTTCAGAGACAGGTGAGGCCAGGGGGACAGGGCTGCTTGCCAGCCTGACCCCCAATGGCCCGGGCACATGAAGAGATACAGGGGCAACCCTGCCCACTTCCTCACTGCCAAACCCTGGTGCCTAGCTTGCCCCAATCTGACCATCAGGCACAGAGTAGTGGGTCAGCACTTCAGCGAGGAGGGTCCCTCCACCTTTCAAGGAGGACATTGAATGCTGTCTGGCTGGCCTGCTTGGAGACTGGAACCCAGGCGACCCAGGGTGAGGACATAGCAAGGATGTGCTGACACACCCTGAGATGACTGCCGACCTCCCTATTTTGGCTATCATTGCTGAGAATCTGCTTCTCTTCGGGTGTGCATGGGGCTTCCTAAAGGTCAGAGCTGGGTCTACACAGCCCAGATCCTGGTGTCCAGCTGGGACCTGGCGCAGACgaggagcccagggcagggcaggaaagagaagggaataaatgaacaaacacagCCCTGCTCACAGGACTGCTACATCTTTATCCCAGTGCCTCTCCCAGCTGCTTGCAGCCTGCCCTGTGCCCCCACTGCCCCCTCAGGGTGGACAGGAGCTTGAAGTCCATGGCAGCGAGTGGGCATCAGGGAGGCAGAGAGCTCCTTGGGCAGAGGCTTCCGCATCCTCTCCCCCCTGCCATCGAGAGACCTCACGACACGGTGGCTCTGGCTCCTCAGGAGGTCAGCATTCCCAAGGGGTAAGGAATGCTGGGGAGACTCTTGGTGTCTGCCTCCTCTGGGTCTGAGGGATGAAGcttggagggtctcctggggACCTGAGCCTGGATGGCCCACAGCTTTGCTCACCAGGTGACTTTCTGGTTTTCAGGCCTGGCCAGTGTATCATGCCAAGTGCCAGATGATAAACGCTCCAGGAGGAATGAGTCCTATGCCGTTGTGCTGTTGGTCCCAGGGCTTGCTTCCATCTCAGAAGGGCTGCTGCACCCTGGAGAGACGAGAGGTGGGGTGTGGAACTACACACGTGGCACCTGGGTGCCCAATGCCCAGAGACCCCCAAGGTACCATGGCCTCCGGGGTTGCACTCCTGGGTTCGGGAACTGTGACATTTCCTGTTGTTTCTCCTTCCCTGGTGGACAAGGGGCTCCCTGCCACTGTTAGTCTCTGCATGgtctttccttcctgccttcaatatccAGCAAattaaatctttctctttttgacataGTAACTCAATTTTGGGGCCTGGACTTCCAGCCACCCCAGCACCCTCATCCTCTGAGGCCCAGGGGCAGGTTGGAGGCAGCAGCAGCCATCTTGGACCTTCCTGTTCCCCCTGTTGGGGGCCCTGTGGAATACAGTGAGGTAGCAAGATGGGGTGCCCCTCTTCTCAAACCCCAGCTGCTGGCTGTCGCTTCCTTCTCCAGCCAAGTCTGGAACCTGGAGCCGCCAGAAACCGCAGACTCTCCACGGGCGTCAGGGGACACCTAGGTGGGACTCCGCTGTCCGGCTTGCCTTGGCTCTGTCTCTCAGCCTCCGTGCTAAGGGCCCTCGATGATAAAGCTGAGCGATAGTGGAAGGTGTCACAAGGCTGTCGCAAGGAATAAGACAAATTGACAAGGCACCTAGCAAACTGCTGTTGTTTCTTTCAGGTCTATTTCACCCGAAGTTTGGGGGTTAAAGCAGGTGTTTAGCTGGCATGATAATGGACAGTACTTTATGATGAAAGCAGCACGGATGTGTAACTCAGAAAACGCTGCACTGTCATGGACATTCAAGATACGTTTTATCTTGGTCTTGTTAGACCACGGAAAAGCTAGGCCCTCGGGCTCCCTCGGGCTCCTCCACCAGATGGGACCCCACCGGGATCCCAGGACCCTGGCCGCTCCGCCCCTTATCTTCCCGCACACCAGGATCGAGCCCGCTGCTCCGGGCAGAGCACTACACTCTGCCCTGGCGCGCCGCGTGCCTGCGGCTCAGTTGCCAAGCTCCGCCCGCTATCAGCGGCACCTTTGGCTGGCGGGCTCACGCATATACAAAATCAAAGCACTAACAAGTACTAAGCAGGCCCGACCCTGCATAGcatccgagatcagacgagatcgggcgcattcagggtggtatggcggTAGACGCGAAACACAGAGGCTATTTTGCATACGAGCCGCTGCAGTAGGCGGGGCCAGGGCGGAGCCAGGCTAGGGCGGAGCGGGGCCAGTGCATTCCCAAAGCGGGGCGGGGCGACACCTGGGGGCGTGCCCAGGGCGGAGCGGAGCTAGCTCACGCCCAAAGTGGGGCGGGGCGACGTATGGGGCGTGCCTGGGGCGGAGTGGAGTTGCCCGCTGGattggaggaggagaaggctgtTGGGGACCCGGGCTCCCGGCTGAGATCTGGGGCGGTCGGCGCCATGAGCACCGTGGACCTTGCCCGTGTTGGCGCGTGTGTCCTGAAGCACGCGGTCACCGGAGAGGTGAGGCCGAGCGGCTCAGGGCGGTGGGTGCGCCCCGGCACCTGGCAGCGGCATCCGAGTCCCGCGTctgggcgggtgggggtgggggtggggagctcgGCGCGATGGCTGGACGTGAGCGGCCCTGGCGCGGGGCTCGGGGTGTGGACGTGCTCGCGGGCCGTGGTCTGGCGGCGCTACTTACCCGCCCACACACAGGCCGTAGAGCTGCGGAGCCTGTGGCAGGAGCAGGCGTGCGTGGTGGCCGGCTTGCGGCGCTTCGGCTGCATGGTGTGTCGCTGGATCGCCCGGGACCTCAGCAACCTCAAGGGGCTCCTGGACCAGCACGGCGTGCGCCTGGTGGGCGTGGGGCCGGAGGCCCTAGGCCTGCAGGAGTTCCTGGATGGTGGCTACTTCGCAGGAGGTGCCTGCGCTAcccaccctcctctcccagcACCGACCCCTCAACTGCCCAACCGCCCTGAGACCCCTCTTCTCCTCAGACTCAGGGCATTCGcttgcctcctcctcttccagcCCTGACCCTTCTGTCTGCAGGAGAGGCTTTGACATGCTCCTgtgtcctctcccctctcctcctctcctacTTCCGCCCtttcccttcccctgcctcctccagctgTGGCCCCTACCTGCCTGCTCAGCCATGATGTTCCTCCCGCTGTGGAGGCCTCAGTGGTGACTCTGGCCTGGAATTAAGACCAAAAGTCTTTGCTGTGTTCTCTGCCAGTCTCCCACCTCTCCAGTAGCTGGATCCTGAACTTCCTCGAATGTTTCCCCACAAGCCCAGTAGGAGTGGCTGGGCCTAGAGCCCAGACTGTACCGGCTCCCACCCTACCTACCTCTCTGGCCCACCTCTTTCTCCAACCTGTGATGTGCACTCACAGAGTCCTGctcctcccttttccccttgTCCCCTCTGGGCCTCTGCCCTTCTTCTTAACAGTGGGGACACTCAGCCCTGTTCTGCCTCTCCTGGTCATGGGTGGCTGAGCTGGGCACCAAGGGTGGACAGAGGGCCGGATGCAGAAGGGTGAGCCCCGGGGCGGGGGGTTGTGGGGGAGGGAAGACAGACCAGGGGCACACAACTGTGGTCTCTGCCTTCTAGAGCTCTACCTGGACGAAAGCAAGCAGTTTTACAAGGAGCTGGGCTTCAAGCGGTAAGCTGGGAGCTCCGGGTGTCACTGctcccctcttcttctgcctgCCACCCTCTCCTTGGCCAAGTGGACTCTGGGGGCATCCACTGCTCCAGTCAGCCCTACTAGGCTCTCTCTTGGGTGCCTGTCTCTGTTACGGGCTATAGGTTAGGCTTCTCACCCAGGACTTCTCCCTAGCTGGCAGCAGTGGGGGCCTGGGCCTAGGGCGCTAGTCAGGGGCCCCTCAACTACCTTGGGTGCCTTGCTACAGGCTGGTTGCCTTGTCTGATTGGCGGTGCCAGCTGAGCCAGATCCCTGGACTCACCCCATCCACACTCCCCACACCTTCTGTGGGGCCCTAGGCCTGCCAGCCAGTGGCTCTGGCAGCTGCTCCTGGGGCTGGGCCAATTGCTGGTCTGGCTGCCCCATGTCCCCTGAGCCCCTGGCGAGTTGGGGTGGGGCTTGCTTGTGGGAACTGGTGGGTGCGTCTTGTGGagtcggggtggggggcagattCTGGGGCCCAGTCTTTGGTGCAGAGTCAGAGCCTTCACGAGCCAGCTGTGTCTTGGCAGGTACAATAGCTTGAGCATCCTGCCGGCTGCCCTGGGGAAGCCTGTTCGCGATGTGGCTGCCAAGGTTTGTGAGGGCCACGGTTGTATGGGGCTGGGGTACAGGGCTTCTGTCTGGGACTTACCTGGGctgctcccctcctccaggccaaGGCTGTCGGCATCCAGGGGAATCTGTCCGGGGATCTGCTGCAGAGCGGAGGGCTGCTCGTGGTTGCCAAAGGTGGGCTAGGGTACCGGCGTCAGGGGTTAATCTGTGGTCATGGGATGGGGGTCGCGAGGCCACATGCTTAGGTGGGAAGGTCTTGCTGAACTTGACTCTGCCCTgacccttcctcccttcctccctctggcTTGTTAATCACAGTTTCCCTCTTTGCAGTGTGACCCAGCTCTCAGTGTCCTCTTAGCTGGGCAGGGTGTGGCCAGAGCAGCTCACACATCTCCATAACCAGGTGGGGTGGTGGCTGCACAGGGGCACCCTGAccaccccatccctgcccccacctgctGCAGGTGGTGATAAAGTGCTGCTGCACTTTGTCCAGAAGTCCCCGGGTGACTACGCCCTGCCGGAGAGCATCCTGCAGGCCTTGGGCATCTCTGCAGAGGTCGGCCCCAGCGAGCCGCCCCAGGTGagcccaggcctggggtgggcaCTGCACGAAGAATGCCTCCTCCCCAAACTCCCCAGGGTTGCGTGCTTGATGTGGCCATGCTTTGAGCTGGACCTGGATGGCTTTAGGTGATTCTGTGCCCACGGCAGCCCCAGGATGTCACTGTCACCTGCCCCACTTTGTGGTGACAGGTCAGGGGCAGGGTGGCTGTATGGGTGGGCACAGCAGGGCCTCTTTGGAGGACAGGGGTCACTCAGGGGCTGCAGAGAAGAGAGGTGGCTTGTCCTCTCAGCCTAGGAGGGCCGCGGTTGTCCCAGGTGACTGTAGCCCATATTAGCATGGTTCTACCTAAGGCCGACCTTCTGTGCCCCACTTGGAGGGGACTGTCCAGCACGCTCCTCCTCCTACTTGGGCCTTATGCCCTCCTGGAGGGTCTATGGCCCTGGATGGTGGGATGAGGGGCTCTTGGCTCCAGGGGCATGGCCTGCCTGATGGGGCCTCTGCTGCCTCCACAGTGCGATGAAGAGGCATGCTCAAGGTGAAGGTCCCAGGAGGTGTCACCTGCCCCGGGCACGCTGGGAGCTGGATGTGAGCAGGCTCCAGAATATCTGGGTGGCCTGGTCTGTGAGCAGTGATGAGCATTAAACTGCGGTTTCTGGGCAGCGTTTCTTCATTGCCTCTGAATCTTGCACTCAGCAGCTGGGGCCTTGATCACTGTTGGTTTCATCTGAGCGGGTGGGTGGTTGTGCGTCCTGAGGCTTCACTTTCCCCGCTAGGAGAGTCACTTTCCCTggtgggttggtggtggtggaCACGCCCCTGGCAGTTTCTCTGGAGACCCTGGGCCTTTGGTGCCTACAGGTTAGGGGTCTGCAAACAGGCCCAGGGTGTGGGAGACGAGGGTGGGATGGGCTCCATCTGATAGGAAACACCCCAGGTGGGAACCCAGCCTGGAGGGCTCAGGGTCAGAGTTCACGTCTGGTGGGAGCTAGCTGGGTTCTAGGGAGCACTGCTGGACAGCCGGGGACTTGTAGGGAAGCCGTCCTGGGGGAGGGAATTGCCTAGGGAAGGTCCAGCTCCTTGAGGCCCCGTCATGTGGGGGTGACCAGCACCTCAAAGTTGACAGGTACAGAGCAGAACTCCTGTCCTGCCCGGCTTCAGGGGCTCTCATCTGAGTCCAGATGAGTTTCTCAacagcccccccccaccccacccccgccctgccctgccctgtgtCCCTTGGTCTGGGCCTGGACAGCCACAGGGGCGGGGTCCACCCGACACCCTCACCCAGCCTCTCTGTGGTCATTTAAAACTCAGGGCATGTGACAAGCTTTAATCCCTCACTGGCTTCCAGTTACACAAAACCCCACATCCAGATAGTGGGGTGCAACTTGCATCccctctgccccatcccccaTCTTAGTTCCTTCCTGAGTGAGGAGCCCCTTGCCTTGTCTGAACCCTTGGCATGGGGTGGGCATTTGGGGGCATCGTGGTCACTGCTGTGTGTCCAGCACAAGGACCCTGGGGGTCTGTCAGGAGTGCCCTGCCATGTTCCCACTCGGCCTCCAGCTGTCAGTGGCAGGTGCAGCGGGAGAGGGGGTACTTTCTCTGGTACTGTCACACTGATGGCTCGCCCTGGGCCCTGCTACACAGACAAGGCAGCCGCTTCTTTAAAGCGTTTACTTAGCTGAAGTCTGAAGCTCGTGGACATCTGAGGAAGACGCGCTTTGGAGCGCGGGCGGAAGACGGATAACTGCATCTACAGGGCTGCGTTGGGCGGCGTAGACCTTTGCGGGCGGGCGCAGAGGCGGCACCGGGATGGGCGGCGCTCAACTCCTGTTGTCTGAGGCGCCAGTCGGTTGTCTGAGGCGCCAGCCGGGGTCCAGGCCCGGTGTGGAGGCCCCGTGCGGCGCGGGTGGGTCGGCTGCTGGCTGCGGGGTCCCCGCCGGCGGCACTGCCTCCGTGCGGATGGGACGCCTCGGGGCGGCGGGTGGGCGTGGGCCGCACAGCGCGGCTCGGCCTTGGCTACCAGACGCGGCATCGCACCTTTGGGTTCATGGGGGAGCCCTTCGTGCAGTGGAACGCGTCTGCGAAGGCGTCCAGGTTCTGCAGCGAGCCCAGCACCCTGCAGGTGGACGGGAGGGGCCTGAGACAGTGCCGGCCTGGGCGCGGGGCGTGGGGATGCCAGGGCCACTTGCCTGTACTTCAGGGGACTGTGGACATCAGTCTTGATGGACTGGATGGCGAACTCTGGCCGGTAGGATCCGCACCACACCTGTGGGCGCATGAGGGGCGTGGCTGCGGAACTGGGGAATGGGCGGGGTTGGGAATGCAGGGGTAAGGAGGACCAGAGGGGATGCCCCCACCTACACGATAACAAGGGCCTGGGGAGGCGGGCTCCCCTAGGGCTGTGGCGGTGCGGGAGTGTGGTCTCCTTCCTCTAGGCACAGAGGAGTTCCGCCAGGACCCCCTGCTCcttgggtggggagagggaaggcagCCGGTTGCCCCCTCCCTCCACAGCTACATCTGAATCTTCCCCAGTCCCAGCTCCCCTGCCATCCTttccctccaggaagccctcttggCCCATTAGTTCTGGTTCTGCCTGGCTTGCCAGCCCACAGTGTCCCTGGAGGCACCCTGTAGTGAGGGCTCACCAAGGATAGGAGGTGGGAGCCAGTTCCCAGCGGTGGGTGAGGGGgcaagtggggaggggaggtagAGGTGGGGAACTGACTCCCACCTGTGCATAGTTGATGAAGAACAGTTGCTGGTAGGTCAGTTCCAGGCCTGGCAGCTGCTGGTCCTTGCCGCCTTCTGCCACCCACTTCAGGTAAGCCTGCAGGCACCAAACGGGTGCTGGGCCAGGGCCTGCCCTCCCGGGGGCAGCACCAGCCTGGTCAGGACTCCTAGTCCTTGGCTTGGGGCAGGATGGAGGTCTGGCTCCCAGGCCTCCCCTGGTGGGGGGTCCTGCCTCTGCAGCGTGAAGCTTTTGAGCACCCCAGGGACCATCTGAGCACGGAGCCTGGCTAGGCTCTGTGGGGGCTCACTGCCTGGGCAGCCTGCCCCACAAATGAGCTCCTGACACCCAGTGCCCAAGGCTGTCAGTGCAGGAGTGTCGCCGAGGCTGGAAGGTGTGCAGTGACTGTCACTGTCTTATTTGGCAATGGACAGGGTCTCCCCAGAGTGCAGAGGCCACAGCTAAGATTGGAGTGAAGTGAGGGCCAAGTGGC
The genomic region above belongs to Odocoileus virginianus isolate 20LAN1187 ecotype Illinois chromosome 11, Ovbor_1.2, whole genome shotgun sequence and contains:
- the PRXL2B gene encoding prostamide/prostaglandin F synthase; translation: MGRAWGGVELPAGLEEEKAVGDPGSRLRSGAVGAMSTVDLARVGACVLKHAVTGEAVELRSLWQEQACVVAGLRRFGCMVCRWIARDLSNLKGLLDQHGVRLVGVGPEALGLQEFLDGGYFAGELYLDESKQFYKELGFKRYNSLSILPAALGKPVRDVAAKAKAVGIQGNLSGDLLQSGGLLVVAKGGDKVLLHFVQKSPGDYALPESILQALGISAEVGPSEPPQCDEEACSR